The following is a genomic window from Sphingorhabdus sp. Alg231-15.
GCCGCTGGCCCGATTGACCTGTCCAATATATATATGATCCAGCCGTTTCTTGGTGGACAGGACGAAGCGTGGTTTGTCCTGATCCATGTGGCGATCGAGGCGAGGGCGGGAGAGATGTTGGCTACGCTGCCTGCGCTCATTCAGGCGTGCCGGGATCAGGATCTTGAGACATTGGAATCCGGTTTATCGGCGATGACCGCCGTTTGGGAAGACATGAACGATATTTTCGACCAGATGCCAGAGCGCTGCGATCCCTATGTCTATTTCCATCGGGTAAGACCCTGGATTCATGGATGGAAAGACAATCCAGCTCTCGGAAAGGGCTTGATCTACGAAGGTGTCGAAGAGACAAATGGGAAACCGCAAGCCTTTCGAGGGCAAACGGGATCGCAATCCTCAATCGTGCCATCAATGGATGCTTTTCTTGGCATCGATCATGCCGGCGATCCGCTTCGCGCCTATCTTGACCAGCTGCATATTTACCGGCCGCCCGAACATCGCAGATTCATCGATGATATTCGCATGAATAGTTTATTGCGGCCGTTCATCCAGTCGGTTGATTCCCCGGTGTTAAGCAGTCTTTATAATGCTTGTGTAGAGAACCTGACACGATTCCGGACCCGGCATCTCGAATATGCTGCAAGCTATATCAACAAGCAATCCAAGGGCGGCGCTGGCAATACATCCGATGTCGGAACAGGTGGAACGCCATTTATGAAATATCTCAAGAAACATCGCGATGAAGCGGCAGCCCATATGCTTTAGATTGGTGTCATGAGCTTAGGGAAAGGCCCTAGGTCGGCCATGCAAAAGAGATTGCAGTTTCGCCTGTCGATTCACCGGTATGATCAAAACGCCGTTCGATCGCAGTTCCCTGACCGTGGCTATCGACGGCTACCACAGTGCTGCAGCGCGTCCCATAGAGGGGGTTACGGATGAATATCGCCGAACCCCTTGGCTCCAGAGGTGTTCCGGTTCCGTTGTTTGTCAGTGTTTTTGGTTGGAATGTTGTCTCATCCAATAGTGTATCCAACAAATCCGCCGGATCACTAGATTCTCTCTCGATCCATTGAGCCAATGCAGCATTGAGATGCGCCGATTTGGGCCAAGGTCCGTCCAGTGGTCCATTAGACAAACCATGAATTCCAGGCGCAAGAACATTGCTGGCAGAGCCCGGTCGGTTGGAGTGAATAAACGCTTTGTCTCTGGCAACTGTGATCAGGTTAAATGGATTGAAATCGCCAAACTGACTGGAGGAGAGGTCAGGATAACGACCTTCACCGGACAAGAAATCCTTCAGAAGGTCACCACGCGAAATCAGATTTGCATCCGGTGTGCCATAGCCGCTGAGATTGGTGATAACGGCAAAGCGTCCCTGTTCCGAAAGGCCCAACCAGGTGCCACCAGCTAAAGTGTCTCGTCCGGCCAGCATATGGGTCGGCTTTTGCCACCGACCAAGCGCCTCGGCCGGCCGTGCGTGCATTTCATCTCGATTGCCAATGGCAATGAGTTTCCAGCGCGGATGCGCCTTCCAAGCGAAGGATACGATGCACATTGTGCCCATAATACCGACCGCAACAGGCTTGGCGACCAGTTTCTGGTGATTGGCAATTTAAGGGATCATCGGATTGGATTGAGCGATCCCGATCTTTTCCGGCTAACAGATAGGATAATAGGATATCGGTGAAATGGTATTAAAGAGAAGACTATGAAATATCCTAAGCTGCTTGAGCCACTCGACCTTGGCTTTACGACCATCAAAAATCGCTCGATCATGGGCTCCATGCACACTGGCCTGGAGGAAATGGATGGCGGGTTTGAACGCATGGCTGCCTATTTTGCCGAAAGAGCCGCCAATAATATCGGAATGATCATAACTGGCGGTATCGCACCCAACGAAGAATCTTCTCCGCACGGCGCCCGAATGTCCAACGAAGAAGAGGCCGCCAAACATCGCCTGGTGACAAATGCGGTTCATCAGGCAGATCCTGACGTGAAAATCTGTATGCAAATTTTGCACCCGGGGCCGCTCGCTAACAATCCTCAAATGGTCGCTCCGTCGGCTGTGAAATCAAGAATTGCCCGGCATGTTCCCAATGAACTCGACAAGGCGGGGATTCAAAAACAGATTGATGATCATGTCCAATGTGCTTTGATGGCACAAAAGGCGGGATATGATGGGGTAGAGATAATCGGTTCAGCCGGATATCTGATCTCCACTTTCTTGGTCCAGAAAACCAATCTGCGCGACGATGAATATGGCGGCTCATACGAAAATCGAATGCGTTTTGCGCTTGAAATTGTAGAGCAAACACGCGCTGCGGTTGGAGAGGACTTCATTCTCATTTTTCGAATCGCTGCGATGGATATGCTGGAAGGCGGTATGAGCTGGGATGAGATAATATCTCTTGGCAAAGCGCTGGAGAAAGCCGGTGTGACGATTATCTCGACCCATTTTACTTGGCATGAGAGTGCGGTACCAACCATTGCGACCATGGTACCCAGAGCCGCGTTTACGTCGGTGACGGGGCGGCTAAGAAAAGAAGTCAACGTGCCGGTTATTACATCGAACCGAATCAATATGCCGGATGTGGCGGAAGAGGTTCTTACGCGCGGGGATGCTGATCTGGTCTCCATGGCGCGCCCGCTTTTGGCTGACAGTGCATTTATGCGCAAAGCTATTGAAGGGCGTGAAGATGAGATCAATACTTGCATCGCCTGTAACCAGGCTTGTCTGGATCACACATTTTCAGGAAAACTGACGACATGTCTGGTAAACCCTCGGGCTTGTCATGAAACCATTTTGAACTATGACCCTGTCACAGATGCGAAGCGGATCGCGGTGGTTGGAGCGGGACCTGCGGGTCTGGCTTATGCTACGGTTGCTGCCGAGCGCGGACATCATGTCTCACTATTCGAAGCATCCTCCGAAATTGGTGGTCAGTTTAATCTGGCCAAGACGATTCCCGGCAAAGAGGAGTTTTACGAAACCATTCGCTATTATAACCGGATGATCGAACTGCATTCTATCGATCTTAGGCTTGAAACCAGGGCCGACGCAGAAACATTAAAGAAAGAAGGATTTGATCACGTCATTGTGTCCACAGGCATCAAGCCGCGAACCCCGGATATCGAGGGTATCAACCATCCTAAAGTCGTTAGCTATATCGACGTGATAACTGGCACAAAACCGGTCGGTCAGAAGGTCGCGATTATCGGTGCGGGCGGCATTGGCTTTGATGTGTGTGAACTGATTAGCCATGCTGGCCCATCAGGTGCAGTTGATCGCGAGGTGTTTGCTGCTGAATGGGGTGTTGATTTCCAAAACCATCCACGCGGTGGTGTGACCGGAGTGGAACCAAAGGTCTCGAAATCGGATCGAGAAATAACTCTTTTGCAGCGCAAGGAAAGTCGGGTCGGAGCCGGACTTGGTAAAACCACCGGCTGGACGCATCGGATCACGCTCACGCGGCGGGGAGTGGGCATGATGAACGGCGTTGAATATGTCAAAATCGACAATAACGGTTTGCACATCCTGCAAAATGGGCAGCCGCAACTGCTTGAGGTCGACACGATAATCATTTGTGCGGGGCAGGATCCCTTGCGTGAACTA
Proteins encoded in this region:
- a CDS encoding indoleamine 2,3-dioxygenase, whose product is MAANLTDYNITTDRGFLSNFDSDKTILPNSLQSIRDAAMALPRTILSGRLRQHIEALPFVDLTDFCASGSLAERRMAMVHYSFLVQAYVWGEAKPPQHLPKCLALPIWQLGASIGQPPLLTYSSYVLDNWGRIDAAGPIDLSNIYMIQPFLGGQDEAWFVLIHVAIEARAGEMLATLPALIQACRDQDLETLESGLSAMTAVWEDMNDIFDQMPERCDPYVYFHRVRPWIHGWKDNPALGKGLIYEGVEETNGKPQAFRGQTGSQSSIVPSMDAFLGIDHAGDPLRAYLDQLHIYRPPEHRRFIDDIRMNSLLRPFIQSVDSPVLSSLYNACVENLTRFRTRHLEYAASYINKQSKGGAGNTSDVGTGGTPFMKYLKKHRDEAAAHML
- a CDS encoding NRDE family protein — protein: MGTMCIVSFAWKAHPRWKLIAIGNRDEMHARPAEALGRWQKPTHMLAGRDTLAGGTWLGLSEQGRFAVITNLSGYGTPDANLISRGDLLKDFLSGEGRYPDLSSSQFGDFNPFNLITVARDKAFIHSNRPGSASNVLAPGIHGLSNGPLDGPWPKSAHLNAALAQWIERESSDPADLLDTLLDETTFQPKTLTNNGTGTPLEPRGSAIFIRNPLYGTRCSTVVAVDSHGQGTAIERRFDHTGESTGETAISFAWPT
- a CDS encoding oxidoreductase; the encoded protein is MKYPKLLEPLDLGFTTIKNRSIMGSMHTGLEEMDGGFERMAAYFAERAANNIGMIITGGIAPNEESSPHGARMSNEEEAAKHRLVTNAVHQADPDVKICMQILHPGPLANNPQMVAPSAVKSRIARHVPNELDKAGIQKQIDDHVQCALMAQKAGYDGVEIIGSAGYLISTFLVQKTNLRDDEYGGSYENRMRFALEIVEQTRAAVGEDFILIFRIAAMDMLEGGMSWDEIISLGKALEKAGVTIISTHFTWHESAVPTIATMVPRAAFTSVTGRLRKEVNVPVITSNRINMPDVAEEVLTRGDADLVSMARPLLADSAFMRKAIEGREDEINTCIACNQACLDHTFSGKLTTCLVNPRACHETILNYDPVTDAKRIAVVGAGPAGLAYATVAAERGHHVSLFEASSEIGGQFNLAKTIPGKEEFYETIRYYNRMIELHSIDLRLETRADAETLKKEGFDHVIVSTGIKPRTPDIEGINHPKVVSYIDVITGTKPVGQKVAIIGAGGIGFDVCELISHAGPSGAVDREVFAAEWGVDFQNHPRGGVTGVEPKVSKSDREITLLQRKESRVGAGLGKTTGWTHRITLTRRGVGMMNGVEYVKIDNNGLHILQNGQPQLLEVDTIIICAGQDPLRELYDELSAEGLKAELVGGAYEAMELDAKAAINQATYMAAAV